A segment of the Mycobacterium intracellulare ATCC 13950 genome:
ATGAAGTTCGGCGAGGGCCTGCAGGTTCTCCAGGTAATGGGGCAGCGAGGTGTGCCGGAACACGGCGCTGACAATGGTGGCGCCGTGCGCGGCGGTTTCGGCCACGAGATCGCGGGTCCGTTCCGGTGCACCGATCGGGTCCAGCAGTGAGGGCGTGGGCAGGATGACGTCGAAACCAGGGCCGAGGTCGAAGCGGCTCAGCCAGTCTCGCGCCTGGCGCAGGCTCACGTTGAACGGCGCCCAGCCGTCGGCCAGCGTTGCGGCCCGGCGCAGTGAGAGCAGCGTTTGCCCACCGATCCAGAGGGGGACGCGGTCTTGGACCGCGCACGGGTCGACGACCATGCCGGCGAAGGAGTAGAACTCGCCGTGGTATTCGGGTTCGGGCGTTGACAGCGCGGCGCGCAGGGCCCGCAGCGCGTCGTCGGCGCGCCGGCCGCGGTCGTCGTAGGGCGCGCCGAGCAGGTCGAATTCTTCTTTGAGGCTGCCGACGCCGACCCCGAGGATCAGCCTGCCGCCGCTGATCCGGTCCAGGGTGCCGTAGCGTTTGGCGATCTCGAGCGGATGGTGGTAGCCGAGCACCAGCACGTTGGTGGCCAACCGAATTCGTCGCGTGTGCGCGGCCAGGTAGCCGAAGGTCGCCAGCGGGTCCCAGTAGCGGGTGCCGCGGCGGCCCGTCTCGGTCGCTGGCAGGGCGACGTGCTCGCTGCAGGTCAGGTGGTGGTAGCCGAGCCCGTCGGCGGCCTCGGCGATCCGCGCCAGGTCCTCGATGGTGGCGTCCTTCTCCCAGTCGCCGGCGCTGTGAGGGAACATCGTCACGACCGGGGTGGCGACCGACAGTTTGGCGTGACCGCTCATCGGTGCACGCATCCTCCGGCGTCGACGGGGATGCATAACGTGGTCTTCCCAGGATGATTCATGCGGGGGTAGATTCTAACAGTGCTCGAATCTGGCGGGAGTCGAACCGCCGCCGTGGGTAAGCGGGTGCCGCGATGACGGCCGCGGTGCGCCGGCCCTATGGCGAACTCGACCGCGCCCGCGTGGTGACCTCACTGCGCGACCTGGCCCGCCGCGTCGGTGTGCAGGGCGTGACGATGCGCGAGCTGGCCGCCGAACTCGGCGCCGCGGTGCCCTCGGTCTACTACCACGTGCCGGGCAAGCAGGCGGCCCTGGACCTGCTCGCCGAATCCGTGCTGGCCGAGATCCCCGTCGTCGAGACCGGGTCCTGGGACACCCGGCTGGCCGAACTCTATTGCGCGGCCCGTGAAGTGATCCTGTCGGTGCCGGGCATCGCGGGCGTCCTGCAAGCGGGCGGCGGAGGCGACTCCGCCCGTCGGCTCGACAAGCTCAGCCGTACGTTGCTCGCCGAGGCGGGCCTCACCAAACCGGTTGCGGCGGCGGCCCACTCGGTGCTGTACACCTACCTGCTGGGTTCGGTGAGCCTGCAGGAGACGCGGCCCGCCCACCGCGGCAA
Coding sequences within it:
- a CDS encoding LLM class F420-dependent oxidoreductase — protein: MSGHAKLSVATPVVTMFPHSAGDWEKDATIEDLARIAEAADGLGYHHLTCSEHVALPATETGRRGTRYWDPLATFGYLAAHTRRIRLATNVLVLGYHHPLEIAKRYGTLDRISGGRLILGVGVGSLKEEFDLLGAPYDDRGRRADDALRALRAALSTPEPEYHGEFYSFAGMVVDPCAVQDRVPLWIGGQTLLSLRRAATLADGWAPFNVSLRQARDWLSRFDLGPGFDVILPTPSLLDPIGAPERTRDLVAETAAHGATIVSAVFRHTSLPHYLENLQALAELHPPSGGAT
- a CDS encoding TetR/AcrR family transcriptional regulator C-terminal domain-containing protein, yielding MTAAVRRPYGELDRARVVTSLRDLARRVGVQGVTMRELAAELGAAVPSVYYHVPGKQAALDLLAESVLAEIPVVETGSWDTRLAELYCAAREVILSVPGIAGVLQAGGGGDSARRLDKLSRTLLAEAGLTKPVAAAAHSVLYTYLLGSVSLQETRPAHRGKRQAANHFRAGLEVIIAGIGASRPDGSAPS